AACTCTTTTAATTCTAGGAGGTGACTCCGTTATTCGATGCTGTGCATGTCACAACAATAGAGAAGTAAAAATATGCATCCATTTTGtatatgtcaaaaaaataatgaagaatctACCTTACTAGTAATGAATTTGAATTCCACCGGTATAAAATTGAATCTATTGAACCAAGCTCTTAGAGCTTGTTTGAGGCTATAGATTGCTTTGTGAAGATGACAtgtataatttgatttattagggcTGACAAAACCCGAAGGTTATTTCATGTAAACTTCTTCTTGTAATTGACCATGAAGAAAGGTATTATGTACATCAAGTTGTCAATGAGGCTAGTTGTAAGTATAAGCAAGTGAAAACACAATACAAATAGTTGGGGACTTAACAACATGGCTAAAGGTATTTCTAAAATCAATGCCTTATTGTTGATGAAATCCCTTTACAACAACTCGAGCTTTGTGCCTTTTAATAGTCTCATCTGAAAGATGTTCTTAAAGACTCATTTACAACCAATAACATTAAGATCTGATTGAGGTGGAACCAGAGACCAAGTGCCATTTTGAATTAAAGCATTGAATTTTTCTAACATTGTTGTTCaccaataaaaatacttaattgcTTAAGAGTAACAAATATGATCTATTGTAACAGTTAATAAAAAGGAGTATCATTTTACAATTGGATGTTTTGTAGCTATCAAGACTTACGAATGATATATTTTGGCCTAATTATCATAAGACAGGTTGGTTGTTTAGGTGGAAGTTAAGATGCCTCATTTAGGAAAGctataaataatgaattttatgtattttttgatgaatttaaagGTTGTAAAGGGGGAGATAGGTTTGAGGTCCGTGTGTTGATAGGTAAAGATTATAGTTATTGTATGTTGTTATTTGAAAGATTATCATGAGGTAGAATATATTAACGAATAATAGGATATTTGTTTTCCTTGattgattattctcattattggTACAATTTTCTTGACTGGATGATATCTGCTTACGACAACAAATCCTCAAGAATCACAATATGACATACTGTTCATCTACCCTTTTAACCTCAATGTCAACAAAAATGATGATAGAGATCAACCCAACAAAATTGcttatcaaaaaagaaagagagagagaatcaaaAGTAATGTCTGAAAACGTAGGAAgcaattgttttttacattgatttaaattataaaaatactacaaaagaaagaaaatacggTTGTAGTCTACAAAAGACTAACTAGATACAAACATCCCATAACTATAATATGAATTTTCACTGCATGTAATGATATGAAAGAAAATACAAGTTAGTAGGGAGCCTTCTTGATTTGTTTCCCTGATCAATGCAAATCATCTTGCAAGCAAATTCAAGAACAACATAATCTATGACATGAGAGAGACAAAAATGCTTTGACCCAAGACTTAAGATGTTCCACTAATGAAAGCATGTGGCCCTCTCTCGAAAATCATAAAGTATAGTTTTTGAGCATTAGATGTCAGCAATTACAAGCAAATCAAAGCAAAATGATCACATCGAGAGAGAGCTTACAAAATACAATAGCTAACAACAAAAACACtcgaaatcaaaacaaaactaagatTAACATGATGGAACTGTAAATTTAACACTTGTTAATTCGCAACAATCAGTAACTTGACAGGACACACCATTAACcaaattcaagaagaaaatcCTACCCTTAGTGTAGTATATAGATCCATCAAATCTGAAGTAATTATGAATGGGCTTAACCTAAATTTAGAGATAAGTGTGACCTTCAATATTTCATGCACTTGCTTCACTCATTATCCCTGATTAAAGTCTTGGTTGCAGTTATTGCTTGCATCTCTCATTATCCATCACCAAAAGTTATCTCTTCTCCGAAACATTATTTTAGTATCTGTTGGTGTTGGGGATAGAAGTATCTCTGTTCTCATGAATCCACTGTTGATGTAACCATGTAACCTGGTTGTGCCCGTTCAGGGTAATAGCAATAGTGACAATGTAACATACTACCCATTGATCTGCCTTTTTTAGCCACGATGCCACTAGAAATTGAGATAGATATCAACCTAACAACCATGCAtatcagaaaagaaagaaaaataagagaggGAATCAAAAGCAATGCCTCAAGATACCGGAAACAATGCTTCCTACATTGATTTGagctatataaatattaatacagTATTTGAGAATGTAGTTGAAATcgtattttctaaaaaattaaaatttatttttgtttaatttttttttcttttatattttcgttttcatgtgctgatgtcaaaaataattttttaaaaataaaaaaaatattattttaatacattttcgagcgaaaatcattttaaatcataaccactaccatactttcaaacactaaaaaaaaaaaaaaaacctacggTTGCAATCAATTCACTACCGAATATGATTTTTACCAGCTAACAGGAAGCCTTCTTGATTTAACTTACCATACCAAATCTCATCAATTTTATCTAAGaaaattggtttatttatttatttttaattagatctCATATCTACCAATTACTTAACTCTTAGATGCCATAGAAAACTttcacaaaaaataacaaaaacaattagtccagagttcttaaaaattaatttagaagaaagaaattgaaatttaattaagaaagagTTTGGTTGAAATCCTAATACCAAAAATTATAGTATCGTggaatttaaatttctttaggGCAACCACCCAGATGAAAAGGTAAGCAGCAAATTAAGGCTATGAAATCAAGCCTCGGAATTTAAAGAGAATAGGAGGGAAGAAATAAGCAATTAGATGATGTTTGGTttgctatatataaaaaaacaatttaaggaAAGATagaaatgaataattaaataagtaaTGATGTGAAATAATGGATTGCACtgaatgagttttttaattttaaaaagctgctttaaaaaaaatatattatacaacAATATcatgaattcatgaaaaaactACAACAAAAAGTAAGTTTTTCATGGGCTCATCTTGTGTGAGCTTGGATATAAACTTTGTATTTagacttgattatttttatataaaaataatatttttaaaattttattttgtttaaattattaaatatataaaaaaataaaaaaaactacatattaAGTCTTAAGTATTTTTACTAGGTGAAGTATGGTATTGTAGATATTAATCACGTTAATTTAGAAAGTATTTGAAAGTAcggtaatagttttttaaaaaagtttttttcgcttgaaaatatattaaaatatatttttttattttttaaaaattatttttgacttcagcacattaaaatgatttgaaaacaaaataaaaaaaaattaatttgaagtaaaaaaataaaaaaaaaattaatttttttttaaacgttAAAACaaacagatatttttttttagcttaacgtgagtgtctgggccagcttgcgcgcacctcgactaatccaacaggtcctgaagttaacgaccatgtaagcctccagtgaccatcatataagcaactatagggctcgaacctgagaccatagagggaacaaacctcttgatcccaagtttttaccactgggccaccacctagatggttaatatatatttattttatattaattggtGAAGAGGTTAATGTCttccattaattataatatcttaTATTAATCTTATATTAAGATCTAAATCTatattaatatactaatatattgCTAGGAAACACTCGAGAAAGAGTCACCTGCTTTGCTTAGAACGTGGTGCTTATTATCAGGAGATAAGTTCGTtagcgtgttttttttttcttccccttacGCATCCTAATATctattttacttaattaaataaaagtactTAATGGAGGGTCTGGCAaacgtaaaaaaatattagtagtTGAGTCGTGCATGGAAATCCACGTCCTGATTTCACCTTCTGATGCCTACGTACCCATTCAAAAGCCAAACTATCCGTCGCTGCATACGGCGCCAAATTTGACCAGCTCGAATAAAGTCCAACAAGATTACGATCTTTTTTACTTTATTCTAAAAAACTCTCTCGTATTTAATTCATGGCCCTCCATTTCTTCCTTTATCTTTGAGAACGAAGCAGcgcagaaagagagagaaaaaaaaaaggaaagcagaAAGAGAGAAATGGCAACAGGTGGTATCAAAGAAGTGGGAGGATCAGCTAACAGTCTTGAAATCGAGAGTCTTGCTCGTTTTGCTGTTGATGATTACAACAAGAAACAGGTtcgtttcttttgttttctttaaagtCAAATTTAGCCAGAAGAACTTTgtacaatattgttttaattcaatttgatcCCGGCTTTTTGTGCAGAATTCGCTGCTCGAGTTCAAGAGAGTGGTGAAAACAAAGCAGCAGGTGGTATCTGGGACGATGTACTACATAACCTTTGAGGTAACTGACGGGGGTCACAGGAAAGTGTATGAAGCCAAGGTGTGGGAGAAGCCATGGATGAATTTTAAGGAGGTTCAGGAATTCAAGCTTGTCGGGGATGCTCCTTCTGACTCTAGCGCTTAGCTAGGTACGTATATATAATTAACcatcttttatttcttgaaacaGAATTGGTATGCTGTCAAAGATGAACATTTTAACTAATCTAGACAATGTTTCGCAGTCGCATTTGGCTTCATTCACATATGCTTGCAACATTGACATGGCCCTAAAACTCTTATGATACCTGGAGAATGCATCTAGATGATAGGAAATGAGAGGGGTTATGTGGACCTCAAAGCTGTATACCAAGCTAGTGATGGGCACCCTGTTTTTGGAGTTAGAGCATGTTAGGGATGAATTtttagttggattttttttgcaaaatccaCCCAGATTCCATTTTATTCATCTAGCTTTCTTGAGATCTTTAACTTCTAATTAAAACCACAGCCTACAAAGAAGAAACTTTGTTTGTGTTTTCCCCATTTCCTTGAGTGACAAGAGTAGAGCTTGAACCGAATATGCCCACTCCCTTTCCTTTGGAAGAGAACCACTAGGCTAAACACCCATTTGTTTGCAAATTAGTACAATAGATGATTCTCTGTATAAtggatgcatttttttttcctaatcttTTTGTGCTGATCCATTTTTCGAAAGTAAGATTTTGAAGCAATGcctgaaaaatcaattagaacATCATAGAGGCAGATAGAAACCACTACCATAACTTGTACCAGATATGTTTTGTAGGAATGAGGCTCGGAACATGTGTATATACAGCTAGGTTTGCAAGTTGATATGAATTTGCAATTTGCCGGACCAAGAATTAGGTTACTTGCCTTGAGGTTCTGCTGTAAGGCATTTGCAGGCCTTCCCTCGGGGTGTTCGCATTGAGCCTTAACATAATCACAATACCCGTGTCTCCAACCTGGTGACCTGAATTATATTGGTTGTGAATTAGGCAAAAACTAGGTTATGTAGTGTCACGAGTCTATTATGCCGCAAAAGAAATCGATTTCCAGCATAATCTAAAACCAGAAAAGTATACTTGTTATGTTGGACACGGAGAAGGAAACAGAGCTCTTTGGTTCAGGTGAAAAAGACAACGTGAGTTTAGCATGGTTTACCCATCTTCTCAGAAATTCCAAATTTGGCTGCCTTAACTTTGTTCTGGGTGGCACTGGCAGCTGACCTCTGCATTTGATTTGTAAAATTGTTTTAGCTGTGCATTAATTAAGCTGCAAACATGAGTCCAGCAATCTGGGATGTGTTTGTTGGATTCATTAATAGCAACGGTAAGGCCATAGCGGTTCTCTGTAGTATTCACCTAACAAATCATACTGTATGGAATTCTAGAGGAAAGTGCCTTTGATGTTAGAATATAGAAACATTTTCTCTACtataataaaatgaacaaaCTAGTCGAAGGTGATGTTTTGTATCAGAGCAACATGCTTTCGGGTGGATTTTGAGTCTGTAAGTCTACTTGCTTCCCTTTCAAGTGCAACTCTTGGAGTGCTTAAGTGCATCTTGTGTAATTGGAATCTAtaccaaaaaataaagtgtttcACTCACCCAATCCTTCTCTAGAGAGGTACAAGACCATTAAGATGAAGATGTTTTATGCATATTATATATAATGCTAttgatcttttcttcttctagtttatatcaattttcttataCTGGCATCTTGTGGCCTACAGATTACCTTTTGAGTTAGGTGATTGTTTTTGAAAACCACCGATAGTACAAGTTAGCTAAAATGATTTTGCTGGTTCAATGGCATTGACATGGATGCATTGTACAGCTAATTGATGATGCTGATGGCCTGCTTTTATACGAGTATGAATCTGATGAAGCCTTTTTGATTCAGGTGGCTGAAGACTGTCTAGCTTGCTATACTTGGAGttgatgttcaaaataaaagaagataataatgcGAATGGATTTCCTTTTGATGTAATGGGAATTACTACTTTCTGAATATTGATCTGGACACGCTGCTCTCGTATTTGTATGAATATTGCAGATTTATGAATGGATTTATGTATCTATGCTGGCTACGTTCATGTCCCTTGATTACTCCTGCTGATCTTCCCTATCCCTCTGTATGGATCAGGACTTCTTCACTGCTATCGAGTGTACATCATctgtttttccagttttctgCTGGAGTGAATGTTAACATGGTAGGTCTAGATTTCGTTAGTTTCAAGAACTTGGTCCAGAAGTAAAAACTTTCCATCTTGAATTTATAgtaataaaggaaatgaaagtcaaacaattttgtttgtttggttaGGGGGGGATCTGATttcacaaataaatatatatatatagagagagcgagagagagaccCACGTGGTTTGTGCCCTGGCACGTCGTGTTCCTCCTCCACATCGTGTGTTCTGCCAGCAAGAAGATGTTGAACATATTCTTATGACTCGCTTGAGCTGACGATGAAGTATTTGAATTGCAGAGAAATTGTATTGTTAGTATTGGGTTTATGGTTTTGGCTCGTAGTCAAAGCAACCACACCAAGAAACTTGAGTTTCCTTGCGCAAGCAGATTATCAAAGAAACTTCCAAATATTTGCTCTCTAGCTATAAATAGACAGGCTTCCCTTGAAGATAATCAAGAAACTCCCACTTCAAATTCTTCAGCTAAAGAAAGATAACTAGTTAGCTAATCGAAGAACAATTGTTTTAGATAACAAGatagaaagcaagaaaatggtTCATTTCTCAGCCATTTTTAGTTGCTTTGTTCCATCAGATTCTTCAAGGGTTTCGGATGATGCTGTAGCCTGCAGCAAGGAAGTCAGTAACAAGTCAGAGAAACccaaaagcaaatcaaaatcatcAGGTGCTCCAGTTGTAGTTTCCTACTTCCCATGAATTCATATCTCTCTTCGTTTGTAGCAAATTCCTGCCCAGATACATGAAGTGAGTCTACGTTGGTTCTTTCCATGCAACCATGGGTACTATATATATTATGCAAGCCTCCACAATACCTACTGCTAGTATATGGCGTTGCTGGCTTCAGAGTTACGTGGGAATTATGAGGAGTGGAAAGGGCTACAACTATATCATTTATTCATATACTATGCTAGGTAATTctgatttatttacttatttatttttttaatttgtatatgttATTTGAATGTAGCATCAATGACAAGATAAGCGAAACAGCTCGTGATTGAGATTAAAGTTAAAGCAATACCTCAAATTCAGGTAACCAAGAATGAGTATGAAACTACAACTTTGTGCATCAAACACCTCAGTCAACCTGAACTAAAGCATTGGAATTTGAAGGATGAGTACGTGATATTTGGTCAATACCTACCTGTAACTTCAACAATTCAACTGAAGGGTATGCAAGAATGAATGAAAACTGACCTGCCTTATGCATGGCTTGTATTTCATTTCTATAGAGTTTACAGGATACAAAAACAGTGCTCTATAGTTGTACAAGAGATAAAGAATGAAATCTATACAGCTGTGACAGAGTCCTACTGTACTCAATGCTATTTACAGTAACGTATgcttaaaataagaaagaaatcaGCAGCTGTTACAGGAGAGATCTGAGGAGAAGATCATGATCTACAAGAGAGATCCGAGAAGAAAAATCATGGATTGTGGAGAATCACGAATGATATGTCTCTACATTCCCCCTCAAGCTCAAGGAGGGATTGGCCCAATACTGAGCTTGCCACGGTCTGGTAGGTACTCGGGCTGCTTAAGGACTTCGTAAAAATTCAGCAATCTGGTTGTCACCCGAGATACGTGCAAGTTTGATCACACAACGAGCTACTTGTTCACGGACAAAGTGaacatcaatttcaatatgCTTGGTCCGATGGTGAAAAACAAGATCCTTTGCAATGTTAATAGCGCTCTTATTAATTATCACAATGCAGTATAGGAATAGGAACTGAGTGGTCAAGACTCTGGAACAAATCGACATACCACATGAGCTCAGCTGTGGTGAAAGCAATGGATCTGTATTCAGCTTCAACAGTTGGTCTTGATATTGTAGCTTGTTTCTTTGCCCCTCAAGATATGAGATTAGGACCTATAAAAATTCCAAAACCAGTAATGGATCGACGATCATCTCTTGAACCTGCTCAATCTGCATCGCAATATCCTATGATAGTTGTAAGTGGACTTCGCACGTAGTGCAGACTGCAGACCAATACTGAGAGTTCCTTTTAAGTAGCGAA
This region of Populus trichocarpa isolate Nisqually-1 chromosome 9, P.trichocarpa_v4.1, whole genome shotgun sequence genomic DNA includes:
- the LOC7488170 gene encoding cysteine proteinase inhibitor, translated to MATGGIKEVGGSANSLEIESLARFAVDDYNKKQNSLLEFKRVVKTKQQVVSGTMYYITFEVTDGGHRKVYEAKVWEKPWMNFKEVQEFKLVGDAPSDSSA